In one Methanobacteriaceae archaeon genomic region, the following are encoded:
- a CDS encoding DUF2226 domain-containing protein — translation MWLPTEDPIIMEYGNLDKSDLPEFGYIKILNRDNEAVIFIKEGFIVGSWFMDASSLEEFYENKAMKNIDIANDSKLEIYETNNSLFETLIELNEECKLSLPIEIKLILNEKVSDIASRKDLLEKYRIRAPSEEDVENLLLNYKSYKS, via the coding sequence TTGTGGCTACCCACAGAAGACCCTATAATAATGGAATATGGAAATTTAGATAAGTCTGATTTGCCTGAGTTTGGTTATATTAAAATATTGAACCGGGATAATGAGGCAGTAATTTTCATAAAAGAAGGTTTTATTGTGGGATCCTGGTTCATGGATGCATCATCTTTAGAAGAGTTCTATGAAAATAAAGCTATGAAAAATATTGATATTGCTAATGATTCAAAATTAGAGATTTATGAAACAAATAATTCTTTATTTGAAACTTTAATTGAATTAAATGAAGAATGTAAACTTTCACTACCTATTGAAATTAAATTAATACTTAATGAAAAAGTTTCGGATATTGCTTCACGCAAAGATCTTTTAGAGAAATACCGAATTAGAGCGCCTTCAGAAGAAGATGTGGAAAACTTGCTACTTAATTACAAATCTTACAAATCTTAG
- a CDS encoding phosphate uptake regulator PhoU, whose amino-acid sequence MFGAILENKLSSLSKEVIDYSNLTVERVDDAVISFLEEDISRSRDIIESTASVNEKSYEIEHGCLKILGLHQPVAKDLRMGAALLRTSIELERINILSAYIARYAIDANANERNSYKPPHLSFMSQTVQTMIKDGVGALIAQDIQLLKRSTKNYVPLQDFYNQMFAQYDGEEIGASSTHLILVGRNLLSMGHHVMGMADRIAYMIVGKRVMHHKVFYNVLMR is encoded by the coding sequence ATGTTTGGGGCTATTTTAGAAAATAAACTATCTTCACTTAGTAAAGAAGTGATTGATTATAGTAATCTGACAGTGGAACGGGTTGATGATGCTGTTATCAGCTTTTTAGAAGAAGATATATCTAGATCAAGGGATATCATCGAATCCACTGCTTCAGTAAATGAAAAAAGTTATGAAATTGAACATGGATGTCTTAAAATTCTGGGATTACATCAACCAGTGGCTAAAGATCTAAGAATGGGTGCAGCTTTACTCAGAACTTCTATAGAACTCGAGAGGATAAATATTTTATCGGCTTATATAGCCAGATACGCTATTGATGCTAATGCTAATGAACGCAATTCCTACAAACCACCGCATCTTAGTTTTATGTCACAAACAGTTCAAACAATGATAAAAGATGGTGTAGGTGCTTTAATTGCCCAGGATATTCAACTACTGAAAAGATCCACCAAAAACTATGTCCCCTTACAGGATTTCTATAATCAGATGTTTGCTCAGTATGATGGTGAAGAGATTGGAGCTTCATCCACTCATTTGATACTGGTGGGAAGAAATTTATTAAGTATGGGTCACCACGTAATGGGAATGGCAGATAGAATTGCTTATATGATTGTAGGAAAAAGAGTAATGCACCATAAAGTGTTTTATAACGTTTTAATGAGATAA
- a CDS encoding metallophosphoesterase: MEKKIAQISDIHFGEKNFSQHLKNNLLNQLKEENPDLIIVSGDLTTEGYVHEYEQAAEFVDELRSITNTYTIPGNHDARNVGLIHFEKLIGHRKFTHVDKSGGFAIFGLDSSEPDINDGQIGIDQLIWLRKEMEKLPNDLCKIVTFHHHLLPIPQTGRERNILLDSGDLLRVFSECGVDFVLNGHKHVPNVWMIEKMAVLNSGTATTRKLRGNTFPSHNQLLIHDNDIHVDLINTETGAKREMANYSVRLEQEEYVVCSYNHLLNHD; this comes from the coding sequence ATGGAAAAGAAAATAGCTCAAATTTCTGATATTCATTTTGGTGAGAAAAATTTCTCTCAGCACTTAAAAAATAATCTTTTAAATCAACTAAAAGAAGAAAATCCTGATCTTATTATAGTTTCTGGGGATTTAACTACTGAGGGATACGTTCATGAATATGAACAAGCAGCGGAGTTTGTAGATGAATTAAGGTCTATAACTAATACCTATACTATACCTGGAAATCACGATGCTAGGAATGTTGGCTTAATTCATTTTGAAAAACTTATTGGTCACCGAAAATTTACCCATGTAGATAAATCCGGAGGATTTGCAATTTTTGGCCTTGATTCATCTGAACCGGACATTAATGATGGACAGATAGGAATTGATCAACTGATCTGGTTGAGAAAAGAAATGGAAAAACTTCCCAATGATTTATGTAAAATCGTGACATTTCATCATCATTTACTTCCTATTCCTCAAACTGGCCGTGAAAGAAATATATTATTGGATTCAGGTGATTTACTAAGAGTATTCAGTGAATGTGGTGTTGATTTTGTACTTAATGGACATAAGCATGTTCCAAATGTCTGGATGATAGAAAAAATGGCTGTACTTAATTCTGGAACTGCTACTACTCGTAAATTAAGAGGCAATACTTTTCCTTCCCACAATCAACTGCTTATTCATGATAATGATATTCATGTTGATTTAATAAATACTGAAACTGGTGCCAAAAGGGAAATGGCTAATTATTCTGTTAGATTAGAACAAGAGGAATATGTCGTTTGTTCTTATAATCATCTTTTAAATCACGATTAA
- a CDS encoding PhoU domain-containing protein has translation MNKKTKNTTLKSILDIILYENPATQDEIADKLGITRRYVTKLLQPMVKKGVVRRAYILDIQKFNEFSEMFDEERTSREYAGSFVIKDILKNMSEHVCQQLEKSFNAFSNYNVGMANEALKMDYTTNNMHEKVRSSVDTAMAINPYSEFSKTMVFSEIAYDLERIGDHSGIIANFTLKEAYEVDPEMLKYLEDMYQTARKMVSWSMESFINERLDLKNDIMDYEEKMHALQKKALNCIATQMAETPFEDKDRSTYYISLSRVVKAFERIGDISIEIVDTAVEYYRNIPRTTTPERFREKRQSYGSNNKE, from the coding sequence ATGAATAAAAAGACTAAAAACACTACACTTAAGTCTATACTAGATATTATACTGTATGAAAATCCAGCAACACAGGATGAAATTGCAGATAAATTAGGAATAACTCGCAGATACGTAACCAAACTTCTTCAACCAATGGTAAAAAAAGGTGTAGTAAGAAGGGCCTATATATTGGATATCCAAAAATTTAATGAGTTTTCAGAGATGTTTGATGAGGAACGTACCTCTAGAGAATATGCTGGAAGTTTTGTCATTAAAGATATATTAAAAAATATGTCAGAACATGTATGTCAGCAACTGGAAAAATCATTCAATGCATTTTCTAATTACAATGTGGGAATGGCTAATGAAGCCCTTAAAATGGATTATACTACTAATAATATGCATGAAAAAGTCAGATCCTCAGTTGATACGGCCATGGCTATAAATCCTTACTCAGAATTTAGTAAAACAATGGTTTTTAGTGAAATAGCCTATGATTTAGAACGAATTGGTGATCATTCAGGTATTATAGCTAACTTCACTCTAAAAGAAGCATATGAAGTTGATCCGGAAATGCTCAAATATCTGGAAGATATGTATCAAACGGCCCGTAAAATGGTCAGCTGGTCCATGGAGTCATTTATTAACGAAAGACTGGATTTAAAAAATGACATTATGGATTATGAAGAGAAAATGCATGCTCTTCAAAAGAAGGCCCTTAATTGTATAGCCACTCAGATGGCAGAAACTCCATTTGAGGATAAGGACCGCTCAACATATTATATATCTCTTTCACGTGTTGTTAAAGCATTTGAAAGAATTGGGGATATTTCAATTGAAATAGTAGATACTGCAGTCGAATACTATCGCAATATTCCTAGAACTACCACTCCGGAAAGATTTAGAGAAAAGAGGCAGTCTTATGGTTCAAATAACAAGGAATAA
- a CDS encoding 2TM domain-containing protein — protein sequence MEEKYEQAKKRVKQLKAFYNHLLIYVIINALLFVINFFVSPGTWWFYWVTIFWGIAVLWQGMEIVSRNRFLGKDWEDKKIKEYMGKKEE from the coding sequence ATGGAAGAAAAATACGAACAAGCTAAAAAAAGAGTAAAGCAGCTTAAAGCCTTTTACAACCATCTTTTGATTTATGTAATAATTAATGCCCTTCTTTTTGTAATCAACTTTTTTGTTTCTCCCGGCACCTGGTGGTTTTACTGGGTCACTATATTCTGGGGAATTGCAGTTTTATGGCAGGGAATGGAGATTGTGTCAAGAAACAGATTCCTAGGAAAAGATTGGGAAGATAAAAAAATTAAAGAGTACATGGGAAAAAAAGAAGAATAG
- the pstC gene encoding phosphate ABC transporter permease subunit PstC codes for MNKRLEEYFVEKGLFITAIFSIIVILLIIAFIFREGFPIFQEYGFLNFIFGMDWAPSDGQYGVFTMIIGSLCITILALIMAVPLSILCAIFMAEIAPPTMTKILKPVIETLAGIPSVVYGFFGLIVLVPFVRVQFGGTGFSMLTASIILTVMILPTIISVSVDALRSVPLEYKEASLALGATQWQTIKNVIFPAAIPGVITAIILGMGRAVGETLAVIMVAGNVTQIPGSIMDPVRALTSNIALEMGYATGLHYNALFGTAVVLFLMIMVLLVIANYYHYKKKVVIGGGYL; via the coding sequence ATGAATAAAAGACTTGAAGAATACTTTGTTGAGAAAGGGCTTTTTATCACAGCTATATTTTCCATAATTGTGATTCTGCTGATAATTGCATTTATATTCAGGGAAGGTTTTCCCATATTTCAGGAATATGGTTTTCTGAATTTCATTTTTGGTATGGACTGGGCCCCATCTGATGGCCAATATGGTGTTTTCACCATGATCATTGGATCCCTGTGCATTACGATATTGGCTTTAATAATGGCGGTGCCACTTTCAATACTATGTGCAATATTCATGGCTGAAATAGCACCCCCTACTATGACAAAAATTTTAAAACCGGTGATTGAAACATTAGCAGGTATTCCATCGGTAGTTTATGGATTTTTTGGCCTTATAGTTCTAGTACCATTTGTTAGGGTTCAATTCGGTGGTACAGGGTTTAGTATGCTCACAGCATCCATTATTTTGACTGTAATGATTTTACCTACCATAATAAGTGTTTCGGTGGATGCGCTACGTTCAGTCCCTCTTGAGTACAAAGAAGCATCTTTAGCCCTTGGAGCCACACAATGGCAAACCATAAAGAATGTTATTTTCCCGGCAGCAATTCCGGGAGTAATAACTGCAATTATTTTGGGTATGGGTCGTGCCGTAGGAGAAACTCTGGCAGTAATTATGGTTGCAGGAAATGTAACTCAGATACCAGGTTCCATTATGGATCCAGTAAGAGCACTAACATCTAACATTGCCTTAGAAATGGGTTATGCAACAGGCCTACATTACAATGCCTTGTTTGGAACTGCAGTCGTGCTATTCTTAATGATTATGGTTCTATTAGTAATAGCTAACTATTATCACTACAAGAAAAAGGTTGTAATTGGGGGGGGATATCTATGA
- a CDS encoding 4Fe-4S binding protein, with product MKELVSKPELCNECMKCERNCPKNAIRVINGVPIFCMHCAPERAPCLNICPEDAIEEVDGAIVILKENCIGCGLCRDACPIGVISMDEKGIANKCDLCFEEETPICVLSCPTAALKTDSEELISGKQNKIAKELERLKNIMKY from the coding sequence ATGAAAGAACTAGTTTCAAAACCAGAACTATGCAACGAATGCATGAAATGCGAAAGGAATTGTCCTAAAAATGCTATAAGAGTAATAAATGGAGTTCCCATATTTTGCATGCATTGTGCTCCTGAGAGAGCTCCCTGTTTAAATATTTGCCCAGAAGACGCTATAGAAGAAGTAGACGGAGCAATAGTAATTTTAAAAGAAAATTGCATTGGATGTGGGCTCTGCCGGGATGCTTGCCCTATAGGTGTCATAAGCATGGATGAAAAAGGAATTGCCAATAAATGTGATCTTTGCTTTGAAGAAGAAACACCAATTTGTGTTTTGAGTTGCCCTACCGCCGCCCTAAAAACAGATTCTGAAGAATTAATTTCAGGAAAGCAGAACAAAATAGCCAAAGAACTGGAAAGATTAAAAAATATAATGAAATATTAA
- a CDS encoding EamA family transporter: MNYYIFALLAAFFFGLAPIFGKIGLEGVSPALALCIRSFIISGIMLVWLLFNTDASPLTDVNISGWVFIALEGICAALLGQLLYYYALKSGDASEVVPLIASFPLVTFIIANLFLGDKISITKVC, encoded by the coding sequence TTGAATTATTATATTTTTGCTCTTTTAGCTGCTTTTTTCTTTGGTTTGGCCCCTATATTTGGAAAAATTGGACTTGAAGGTGTCAGTCCAGCATTAGCCCTATGTATAAGAAGTTTTATAATTAGTGGGATTATGTTGGTATGGTTATTATTCAATACGGATGCCAGTCCATTAACTGATGTGAATATATCGGGGTGGGTTTTTATTGCTCTAGAGGGAATATGTGCTGCTCTTTTAGGACAATTATTATATTATTATGCTTTAAAGTCTGGAGATGCATCAGAAGTTGTTCCTTTAATTGCATCATTCCCTTTAGTTACTTTTATTATAGCTAATCTTTTTTTAGGTGATAAAATATCAATTACCAAGGTGTGCTGA
- the pstB gene encoding phosphate ABC transporter ATP-binding protein PstB: MNRIEVEDLNVYFDDAHILKDINIKIPKNTVTALIGPSGCGKSTFIRTLNRMNDVIPTFRRDGVVYLDGEDIYDPKIDVVDLRKKIGMVFQKPNPFPKSIFDNVAYGLRVHGITDKDTVQERVEESLKSAALWDEVKDKLDKSAMGLSGGQQQRLCIARTIAIKPEVILMDEPCSALDPISTTKIEDLIHKLKNDFTIIIVTHNMQQATRVSKHTSFFLHGEIVESNLTEKLFLEPEDKRTEDYITGRFG; encoded by the coding sequence ATGAATAGAATCGAAGTTGAAGATTTAAATGTTTACTTTGATGATGCACACATCCTCAAAGACATTAATATAAAAATTCCAAAAAACACAGTGACTGCCCTTATTGGGCCTTCTGGTTGTGGTAAATCCACATTTATAAGAACTTTAAACCGTATGAATGATGTTATTCCAACTTTTAGACGTGATGGAGTCGTTTATTTAGATGGTGAAGATATATACGATCCTAAAATTGATGTGGTGGATCTTCGGAAAAAAATAGGAATGGTATTCCAGAAACCTAACCCTTTTCCAAAATCAATATTTGACAATGTTGCTTATGGTTTGCGAGTTCACGGGATTACTGATAAGGATACTGTGCAGGAAAGAGTTGAAGAAAGTTTAAAATCAGCTGCATTGTGGGATGAAGTAAAGGATAAGCTTGATAAATCTGCTATGGGTCTTTCTGGTGGTCAACAACAAAGATTATGCATTGCTAGAACCATTGCCATAAAACCGGAAGTTATTCTGATGGATGAACCCTGTTCTGCGCTGGATCCCATATCAACCACCAAAATTGAAGATCTAATTCACAAATTAAAAAATGATTTTACAATAATTATAGTAACTCACAACATGCAACAAGCAACCAGGGTTTCTAAACATACCTCTTTTTTCCTTCATGGAGAAATCGTGGAGAGTAATCTAACAGAAAAATTATTTCTGGAACCAGAAGACAAAAGGACAGAAGATTATATTACTGGTAGGTTTGGTTAA
- a CDS encoding citryl-CoA lyase, with protein MITEEVLKDIFKPNNLKWRTAITKVEPNRLLTRGHLQEDLIGNTSFAEMIYLLINGEEPSKNESKMLEAILVSFCDHGVTPPSTQSARLMASAGSPMHACLAGALLAFGENHAGAIEKSMQVLQEGINKTRSDMDIDSMAEIMFDYFMKREEKIPGFGHRYHDEDPRAPRLMELAQEYECLGRHSELALALENLLFESKGIRMNIDGANAGILSDLGFDWRLGSGMFIIGRLPGIMAHVHEEVTRESPFRKVFEMDEIYYDGKE; from the coding sequence ATGATAACTGAGGAAGTATTAAAGGATATATTCAAACCCAATAATCTCAAGTGGAGGACCGCTATAACAAAGGTAGAACCTAATAGGCTCCTAACCAGAGGCCATCTACAAGAAGATTTGATAGGAAATACATCCTTTGCAGAAATGATATATCTCTTAATCAATGGAGAAGAACCTTCAAAGAACGAATCAAAAATGCTGGAAGCCATATTGGTATCATTCTGTGACCATGGAGTAACACCCCCTAGCACACAGTCCGCGAGATTAATGGCTTCGGCAGGATCTCCAATGCATGCCTGTTTGGCTGGAGCTTTGCTGGCTTTTGGAGAAAATCACGCCGGAGCCATTGAAAAATCCATGCAAGTCCTTCAAGAAGGTATAAATAAAACTAGATCAGACATGGACATTGATAGTATGGCAGAAATCATGTTTGATTACTTCATGAAAAGAGAAGAAAAAATTCCAGGATTTGGACACCGATATCATGATGAAGATCCTAGAGCACCAAGACTTATGGAACTGGCCCAGGAATATGAATGCCTAGGTAGGCACAGTGAACTGGCCTTAGCCCTTGAAAATTTACTTTTCGAGTCCAAAGGTATTCGAATGAATATAGATGGTGCTAATGCCGGAATCTTATCTGATCTTGGGTTTGATTGGAGATTAGGAAGTGGAATGTTTATTATAGGAAGACTACCTGGAATAATGGCCCATGTACATGAAGAGGTCACTAGGGAGTCACCATTTAGAAAGGTTTTTGAAATGGATGAAATTTATTATGATGGTAAAGAATGA
- a CDS encoding fumarate hydratase, which translates to MITQKKIEDTICDLYHDAVINLPSDVKFALQGAYKNEDSELGLLNLKAILDNIGAAEEMGVPLCQDTGLPIIFVKLGNVNVENLYQGIKNGVEKATKEVPLRPNVVHPFTRKNTGTNTGQGIPQIDIELIEEDYLELTIFPKGFGSENNNALKMALPGEGIDGVNEFVVETVIKAQGKPCPPVIVGVGIGGSSDMAMKMAKKALLGKVGERNPEVEIAKIETDILEEINQSGIGPMGLGGKTTALDVKILTADTHTAGLPIGVCIQCWAGRHASAILRP; encoded by the coding sequence ATGATTACTCAAAAAAAAATAGAAGATACAATTTGTGATCTTTATCATGATGCGGTTATCAATCTACCATCTGATGTAAAATTTGCATTGCAAGGTGCTTACAAAAATGAGGATAGTGAGTTGGGACTGCTAAATCTTAAAGCTATCTTGGATAATATTGGTGCTGCTGAAGAAATGGGTGTTCCTCTCTGTCAAGATACGGGTCTGCCAATAATATTTGTTAAGTTAGGTAATGTAAATGTGGAAAACCTATATCAAGGAATCAAAAATGGTGTAGAAAAAGCAACTAAAGAGGTCCCTTTAAGGCCTAATGTAGTTCATCCATTCACCAGAAAAAATACTGGAACTAATACTGGCCAGGGGATTCCCCAAATAGATATTGAATTAATAGAAGAAGATTATTTAGAACTTACTATATTTCCCAAAGGATTTGGGTCTGAAAATAACAATGCCCTTAAAATGGCCCTTCCCGGTGAAGGTATAGATGGAGTAAATGAATTTGTGGTAGAAACTGTTATAAAGGCCCAAGGAAAACCATGCCCGCCGGTAATTGTAGGGGTTGGAATTGGTGGATCATCAGATATGGCCATGAAAATGGCAAAAAAAGCACTGCTGGGTAAAGTAGGTGAGCGAAATCCAGAAGTGGAAATTGCAAAAATAGAAACCGATATTTTAGAAGAAATAAACCAGTCTGGTATCGGGCCTATGGGATTAGGTGGAAAAACCACTGCACTTGATGTAAAAATATTAACTGCAGATACCCATACCGCAGGACTCCCTATTGGGGTTTGCATCCAGTGCTGGGCTGGGAGGCACGCTAGTGCTATTTTAAGGCCTTGA
- a CDS encoding phosphate ABC transporter substrate-binding protein produces MDSKLKFGIIIIIILIGAYLLFKPGFQYDRIEIAGSTSVQPVAEKLAEVYMKEHPNVKINVQGGGSGLGIRTTEQGIVNIGTSSKSLKSDEKDGLKEYVIGKDGILIAVNLENGVSDLTKEQIKDIYNGNITNWEKVGGVDAEIHVVVRESGSGTLSSFNSLVMNKTKIRSDAIVQGSTEGVKQAVNQDPYAIGFVSLSHMSNDVKALEIDGITPSETTISDGSYTLLVPFEFLTKGDPQGVTKEFIDWVFSPEGQSIIRSEKIVPAIGNVSDDV; encoded by the coding sequence ATGGACTCAAAACTTAAGTTTGGAATAATTATTATTATAATCCTCATTGGTGCTTATCTGCTCTTTAAACCAGGATTTCAATATGATAGGATCGAAATCGCAGGTTCTACCTCGGTTCAACCAGTGGCTGAAAAGTTAGCTGAAGTATATATGAAAGAGCACCCGAATGTTAAGATTAATGTTCAGGGTGGTGGATCTGGCCTGGGCATAAGAACTACAGAACAAGGAATTGTTAATATTGGGACCAGTTCTAAGTCTTTAAAATCAGATGAAAAGGACGGATTAAAAGAATATGTTATTGGTAAAGATGGGATTTTAATAGCAGTTAACTTAGAGAATGGGGTTTCTGATCTTACCAAAGAACAAATAAAAGACATTTATAATGGCAATATCACTAATTGGGAAAAAGTTGGTGGTGTGGATGCTGAAATTCATGTTGTGGTAAGGGAATCTGGTTCTGGAACTTTAAGTTCTTTTAACTCACTGGTTATGAACAAAACCAAGATCCGATCAGACGCAATTGTTCAGGGATCTACAGAGGGTGTTAAACAAGCCGTAAATCAAGATCCTTATGCTATTGGTTTCGTATCGCTTTCTCACATGAGTAATGACGTTAAAGCACTTGAGATAGATGGAATAACTCCTTCGGAAACCACTATATCTGATGGTTCCTATACTTTGTTGGTTCCATTTGAATTCTTGACTAAAGGTGACCCCCAGGGTGTTACCAAAGAATTTATTGACTGGGTCTTCTCTCCAGAAGGTCAATCAATTATAAGAAGTGAAAAGATTGTTCCAGCTATTGGTAATGTTTCAGATGATGTATGA
- the phoU gene encoding phosphate signaling complex protein PhoU has product MDKKYPRILFRKRLKDLRKEMEDIGQRTIQAHKNAVDVFLEYDEEMAKKVVADSKEIDGMVFELERRCISIIAAEQPVARDLRFIEACIKVGSHLKRIAYLAANITDAAEKLKDEEIPKKPSEDLKHMADFVQMMLSKGIYVFLDQNMDMAKELRHDDDKVDDLFDQALEHITGSMFDDKDAISYLINLLFVARFLERIADRAVSIGDRTIFMITCEKP; this is encoded by the coding sequence ATGGATAAAAAATATCCGCGGATATTATTCCGTAAAAGACTTAAAGACTTGAGAAAAGAAATGGAAGATATTGGACAAAGGACTATACAGGCCCATAAAAATGCAGTGGATGTTTTTTTGGAATACGATGAGGAAATGGCCAAAAAAGTCGTTGCAGACAGTAAAGAAATCGATGGGATGGTTTTTGAACTTGAAAGAAGATGTATAAGTATAATTGCAGCTGAACAACCAGTTGCTCGTGATTTGAGGTTTATTGAAGCATGTATTAAAGTTGGAAGCCACTTAAAACGTATAGCTTACTTAGCAGCGAATATTACAGATGCTGCTGAAAAATTGAAAGATGAAGAAATACCTAAAAAACCAAGTGAAGACCTTAAACATATGGCTGATTTTGTTCAGATGATGTTAAGTAAAGGTATCTATGTTTTTCTAGATCAGAATATGGATATGGCTAAAGAACTGCGCCATGATGATGATAAAGTAGACGATTTATTTGATCAGGCCCTGGAACATATCACTGGAAGTATGTTTGATGATAAAGATGCTATTTCTTACCTGATAAACTTGCTCTTTGTGGCCCGTTTCCTGGAAAGAATTGCTGATCGGGCAGTTAGCATAGGTGATAGGACTATTTTCATGATCACTTGTGAAAAACCTTAA
- a CDS encoding phosphate ABC transporter substrate-binding protein, translated as MDTKIIIGIIVAIIIIAGAVMALGGGSQESKIDIVGSTSVQPVAEKLAEVYMKEHPNVKINVQGGGSSVGITSAQQGTADIGTSSKELKDNESAGLTQYLIGKDGIVIAINSQNSVSALTPDQVKGIFSGNITNWKEVGGSDAEINVVTREDGSGTRKAFEEIIMGKETKIKKDAIVQSSTEAVKQAVKQDPNAIGFISLANLDETVKALKIDGVAPSEATVTDGTYKVQRPFLFLVKGDAKGTVKEFIDWVLSPAGQEIVKSEKVVPAK; from the coding sequence ATGGATACCAAAATTATCATTGGAATAATCGTTGCTATAATAATAATAGCCGGTGCCGTTATGGCACTCGGTGGCGGAAGCCAGGAATCTAAAATAGACATTGTTGGATCAACTTCTGTACAGCCAGTGGCTGAAAAGTTAGCTGAAGTATATATGAAAGAGCACCCGAATGTTAAGATTAATGTTCAGGGTGGAGGTTCTAGTGTAGGTATAACCAGTGCTCAACAAGGCACCGCGGACATCGGTACTAGTTCCAAAGAACTAAAAGACAACGAATCTGCGGGTTTAACCCAATATTTGATTGGTAAAGATGGAATTGTTATTGCTATTAACAGTCAAAATTCAGTCAGTGCATTAACTCCTGACCAGGTTAAAGGTATTTTCAGTGGAAACATTACCAATTGGAAAGAAGTAGGTGGATCTGATGCTGAAATTAATGTTGTGACCAGAGAAGATGGTTCTGGAACCAGAAAAGCATTCGAAGAAATAATCATGGGTAAAGAAACCAAAATTAAAAAGGACGCAATTGTTCAAAGTTCCACTGAAGCAGTTAAACAAGCAGTTAAACAAGATCCAAATGCCATAGGATTCATATCCTTAGCAAATCTTGACGAAACTGTAAAAGCTTTAAAAATTGATGGTGTAGCTCCTTCCGAAGCAACTGTGACTGATGGTACTTACAAAGTACAAAGACCATTCCTTTTCTTAGTAAAAGGCGATGCTAAAGGCACAGTAAAAGAATTCATTGACTGGGTTTTAAGCCCTGCTGGACAGGAAATAGTAAAATCTGAAAAGGTAGTACCTGCAAAATAA
- the pstA gene encoding phosphate ABC transporter permease PstA: protein MSFRIISPKNSQKIMKSIFWASGILTIIILIVIIGYIILKGMPVISLEFLLADPIDSGRAGGIAPMIVSSIYVTLIAGIVAAPLGVGAAVYLSEYAGESRLVKLIRFGAETLASIPSIVFGLFGLSFFVIFLGMGWSLLSGGLILALMALPTIFQVAEVSIESVPRSYREGSLALGANKWETVYRVVLPAAIPGITTGVILGMARAISEAAAILFVVGSALAMPVSIFDPGRPLPLHLFVMATEGISLDNAYGTAAVLVIMVLVITVLTNTFVERYRKKMMGR, encoded by the coding sequence ATGTCATTTAGAATAATTTCTCCTAAAAATTCACAGAAAATAATGAAATCTATTTTTTGGGCTTCAGGGATACTAACGATAATTATTCTAATTGTTATAATTGGATACATTATCTTGAAAGGAATGCCTGTGATTAGCCTGGAATTTTTACTTGCAGATCCTATTGATTCTGGAAGAGCGGGTGGAATAGCCCCTATGATTGTTTCCAGTATATATGTAACACTGATCGCTGGAATTGTGGCCGCACCACTAGGTGTTGGGGCTGCAGTATATCTTTCAGAATATGCTGGCGAGAGTAGATTAGTTAAACTAATTAGATTCGGGGCAGAAACTCTGGCTTCCATACCTTCAATTGTGTTTGGTCTATTTGGACTATCGTTTTTCGTAATATTCTTAGGAATGGGATGGTCATTACTTTCAGGAGGGTTGATTCTTGCTTTAATGGCTCTTCCCACTATTTTTCAAGTGGCTGAAGTTTCTATTGAATCTGTTCCAAGATCTTATCGAGAAGGAAGTTTGGCATTAGGAGCAAATAAATGGGAAACGGTCTATAGGGTAGTTTTACCTGCAGCTATACCTGGAATAACTACTGGGGTCATTTTAGGTATGGCTAGGGCGATATCAGAAGCTGCAGCAATTTTGTTTGTTGTTGGTTCTGCGTTGGCCATGCCAGTATCTATATTTGACCCGGGAAGGCCTTTACCGCTTCACCTGTTTGTGATGGCTACTGAAGGAATTTCTCTGGACAATGCATATGGAACGGCAGCTGTACTGGTAATAATGGTGCTTGTAATTACTGTATTAACTAATACATTTGTTGAAAGATACCGGAAAAAGATGATGGGGAGATAG